One Drosophila kikkawai strain 14028-0561.14 chromosome 3L, DkikHiC1v2, whole genome shotgun sequence genomic window carries:
- the LOC138928441 gene encoding uncharacterized protein, whose translation MSSLEQLKSQRTSARKNLTRMSKSEAIEQLDPAELHRSTRFELEELFIQAKVCVQEQLGPEANSTGINESTVNFGHTTAVKLPRLALPTFDGKYCEYQNFITSFNQVVGHQPSMSKIEKFNQLLNCLRGPALETVRAFQVTADNYTKALDRLKQRYDNPTLVFLDNISSLFALPTAAKANGQQLRSLIDNASALYNSLRSLGNETQICQAMLISIVMGKVDQETKRKWNESLDYTVLPSWDNCVQVVERHCQYLESDKKPAAEASMVQPGGHRSRSQRNQANHKTFRCPELINLALENRLNAVKRYKLCINCLGKNHLVANCPSTQRCRTCALAHHTLLHRPSPGSTATPLPQPQAESAQVSDAVTHTHTEPRSDCVILATALVLVKDASGCYKIGRALLDSCSQVNFISEEFAQSLRLPRSKRNLEIRSIGETQTQIKHHTTTNIKSRHNHFELLLDFCVTSHIAYHPDSEIDISSWNLPQHSSLADEHFNKSRRIDLLLGTETFFDILAVGQVKLGKDLPVLQKTLLGWIVSGRCRAHPRTLHQYSSIVLDKIDENLERLWRIDHVVTPKNTLTPEQRNCEEFYTTTVRRNSDGRVEVRLPFKDAPTALGASFDIARRRFLSLERNLGKRPEVWAKYVQFMQEFQDLGHMSLVGHPQLNTPHYYIPHHCVLKPNSTSTKLRVVFDASCKTTSQKSLNDLLMVGPTIQPDLYTLLLRFRIHRYAITADVVKMFRQVNVSAQDRRFQYILWRASPSQPLSTFELNTVTYGTAAAPYLAIRSMSYLADHFMDKLRIGAEAIKSSFYVDDFLGGSDTVEGLHQIKREVTTILQDGQLELAKWHSNHYILSRGCTIAELEQSIWFEGPEFLRQEPQYWPRDNKDINDIDLEAVQLEKRKSAFAVQTTSNPLLEGVYKSSSYQRCLLVVAWMFRFIHRCRNLTPSQSPSPSPTPTELQRALHCIVWNIQTNHFAQEISSVLKGQPIRTNLKNLSLFLQVTDGFQLLKVGGRLELADYPETQRHPVLLPAKDPFVSQFVRRLHLQNYHAGPRTLVGLIRRQFWIVNARDLARQVVRSCIHCRRYRPTLKKQLMGQLPKERITPSRPFSRCGIDFCGPINVYLRIRGKPPTKAYLAVFVCFATKAIHVEVVSDLTTDSFIASLKRFIARRGLPSDIFCDNATNFAGANNKLEALKQFLFKKETAESIHNFCRNEFINFHFIPPRAPHFGGIWEAAVKSVKGLLNRTLRDTRLTFEELATAAADVEAILNSRPLTPLSTDPNDLAALTPGHFLVGDALRALPEAPPIDDNLDKLDRWKKVSAIKHHIWSRWSHEYINELQVRTTWTKTAPNLAVNDMVIVHEDNLPPQRWLLGRVVSTIAGSDNIVRVANVRTSKGIIRRPIRKLALLPVS comes from the exons ATGTCTTCGCTGGAGCAACTTAAATCTCAGCGAACGAGTGCTCGAAAGAACCTTACGCGCATGAGCAAATCA GAGGCCATAGAGCAGTTGGATCCAGCTGAGCTACACCGCAGCACTCGGTTCGAGTTAGAGGAGTTATTCATCCAAGCCAAGGTTTGCGTTCAAGAACAGCTTGGACCAGAAGCAAACAGCACAGGCATAAACGAATCTACGGTTAATTTTGGGCATACGACTGCAGTCAAGCTTCCTCGCTTAGCGTTGCCAACATTCGACGGCAAGTACTGCGAGTACCAAAACTTCATCACGTCGTTCAATCAGGTCGTAGGCCACCAGCCATCAAtgtctaagatcgagaagttcaACCAGTTGTTAAACTGTCTTCGAGGACCCGCCCTAGAAACGGTACGAGCATTCCAGGTGACCGCTGACAACTACACGAAGGCTCTGGATCGCTTAAAGCAGCGCTACGACAACCCAACTCTCGTCTTCTTGGACAACATATCGTCGCTCTTCGCTTTGCCAACCGCTGCCAAAGCAAATGGCCAGCAGTTGCGCAGTCTAATCGACAATGCGTCCGCATTGTACAACTCGTTGCGTTCGTTGGGCAACGAGACACAGATCTGTCAGGCCATGCTCATCTCCATAGTCATGGGAAAGGTGGACCAGGAGACCAAAAGGAAATGGAATGAGTCATTGGATTATACCGTCTTGCCTTCTTGGGATAACTGTGTTCAAGTCGTCGAACGTCATTGCCAATATTTGGAATCGGATAAGAAGCCTGCTGCTGAAGCCTCTATGGTCCAACCAGGCGGCCATAGATCGCGCTCGCAAAGGAACCAGGCAA ATCACAAGACCTTTAGATGCCCAGAACTAATTAATCTCGCCCTAGAAAATCGTCTCAATGCAGTAAAACGCTACAAGCTATGCATTAATTGTCTCGGCAAGAATCATCTTGTCGCCAACTGCCCGTCTACACAGAGATGCCGCACCTGTGCGTTAGCGCATCATACTCTGCTTCATCGGCCCTCACCTGGGTCGACCGCAACTCCCTTGCCACAACCTCAAGCGGAGTCTGCACAAGTTTCGGACGCAGTCACACATACTCACACGGAACCGCGTTCCGATTGCGTCATCCTGGCCACAGCGCTGGTCCTGGTCAAGGATGCGTCCGGATGCTACAAAATAGGAAGAGCGCTTTTGGATTCATGCTCTCAGGTGAATTTCATATCCGAGGAGTTCGCCCAAAGTCTCCGACTGCCTCGGAGCAAACGCAACCTAGAGATTCGTAGCATTGGAGAGACGCAAACGCAAATCAAACACCATACAACCACCAATATCAAGTCGAGGCACAACCATTTCGAGCTACTCCTTGATTTTTGCGTGACATCACACATCGCCTATCACCCAGATTCGGAAATTGACATTTCCTCATGGAATCTTCCGCAGCATTCATCGCTAGCCGACGAACACTTCAACAAGTCCCGTCGCATCGATTTGCTTTTAGGCACGGAAACCTTCTTCGATATCTTGGCAGTCGGCCAAGTTAAATTAGGAAAGGATCTGCCCGTACTCCAGAAAACGCTACTTGGATGGATAGTGTCTGGTCGATGCAGAGCTCATCCCAGAACCCTCCATCAGTACTCATCTATCGTACTAGATAAAATTGACGAAAATCTGGAACGTCTATGGCGCATCGATCATGTAGTGACTCCCAAGAATACACTTACGCCGGAGCAGCGAAATTGTGAGGAGTTCTACACAACCACGGTACGACGCAACTCTGATGGTCGAGTGGAAGTACGACTCCCATTTAAGGATGCACCTACCGCTCTCGGAGCCTCTTTCGACATCGCGAGGAGGAGATTTTTATCGCTCGAACGCAACCTAGGCAAACGGCCTGAGGTATGGGCCAAATATGTACAATTCATGCAGGAGTTCCAAGACCTGGGACACATGAGTCTCGTGGGTCACCCGCAGTTAAACACTCCGCATTATTATATTCCGCACCACTGCGTGCTCAAGCCAAATAGCACATCAACGAAGCTTAGAGTGGTTTTCGACGCATCATGCAAGACAACGTCCCAGAAATCGCTCAACGATCTTTTAATGGTCGGACCGACCATTCAGCCAGACCTTTATACATTGCTTCTTCGTTTTCGTATACACCGCTATGCAATCACTGCGGATGTAGTAAAGATGTTCCGTCAAGTCAACGTGTCTGCCCAAGATCGCAGATTTCAATACATCCTTTGGAGAGCTTCGCCATCGCAACCCTTAAGCACCTTCGAATTGAATACCGTAACGTATGGTACGGCGGCTGCACCGTATCTGGCCATACGCAGCATGTCCTATCTAGCCGACCACTTCATGGACAAATTGAGAATTGGGGCTGAAGCCATCAAATCGTCGTTCTATGTGGATGACTTCCTGGGTGGATCGGACACGGTAGAGGGGCTACATCAAATCAAGAGGGAAGTTACAACGATTCTACAGGATGGCCAATTGGAACTCGCAAAATGGCATTCAAACCACT ACATCTTGTCCAGAGGCTGCACCATCGCCGAGTTGGAACAATCGATATGGTTTGAGGGACCTGAGTTTCTACGTCAAGAACCGCAATATTGGCCTAGGGACAATAAAGACATCAATGACATTGATCTGGAAGCTGTGCAACTGGAGAAAAGAAAATCAGCGTTTGCCGTACAGACTACCAGTAATCCACTGCTTGAGGGAGTCTACAAATCCAGTTCATATCAGCGCTGCCTATTAGTCGTCGCCTGGATGTTTAGGTTCATTCACCGCTGTCGTAATCTCACGCCATCCCAGtctccatcgccatcgccaacGCCAACGGAATTGCAGCGGGCGCTGCATTGCATCGTCTGGAATATCCAAACCAATCACTTCGCTCAAGAGATATCATCGGTCCTGAAGGGCCAGCCGATTCGCACTAACCTTAAAAACCTTAGTCTCTTTCTCCAGGTCACAGATGGTTTCCAACTTCTAAAAGTCGGAGGACGCCTGGAGTTAGCAGACTACCCAGAAACCCAAAGGCATCCTGTCCTGCTCCCAGCCAAGGATCCCTTTGTCTCTCAGTTCGTTCGCCGTCTCCATCTCCAAAACTATCACGCGGGACCAAGGACTCTTGTCGGCTTAATTCGACGGCAGTTTTGGATAGTCAACGCAAGGGACTTAGCGCGACAAGTCGTTCGCTCATGCATACATTGTCGCCGCTACCGACCAACTCTCAAAAAGCAGCTTATGGGGCAACTGCCCAAGGAACGCATCACACCGTCTCGGCCATTCTCAAGATGCGGAATAGATTTTTGCGGACCAATCAACGTCTATTTGCGCATCCGGGGTAAGCCGCCCACCAAGGCATACCTCGCCGTCTTCGTTTGCTTTGCCACAAAAGCCATACATGTCGAAGTGGTCTCAGATCTCACGACGGATAGCTTCATTGCATCACTCAAGCGCTTCATTGCCAGACGCGGGCTGCCTTCGGACATTTTTTGTGACAACGCTACTAACTTCGCAGGAGCCAACAACAAACTAGAAGCGTTGAAGCAGTTCCTCTTCAAGAAAGAAACGGCTGAATCGATCCATAATTTTTGTCGCAATGAATTCATTAACTTTCATTTCATTCCGCCCAGGGCTCCACATTTCGGGGGCATATGGGAGGCTGCCGTCAAAAGCGTCAAAGGACTACTCAATCGCACTCTTCGAGACACCAGACTAACCTTCGAGGAGCTAGCCACAGCAGCTGCTGACGTCGAGGCGATTTTGAACTCTCGCCCATTAACGCCGCTATCAACCGACCCAAACGACCTGGCCGCTCTCACGCCTGGTCACTTCTTAGTGGGCGACGCACTCCGAGCTCTTCCAGAAGCTCCACCAATCGACGACAATCTGGACAAGCTGGATCGATGGAAGAAGGTCAGCGCAATTAAGCACCACATCTGGAGTCGTTGGAGCCACGAATACATAAACGAGCTCCAAGTTCGCACAACCTGGACGAAGACTGCACCAAATCTAGCGGTCAACGACATGGTTATTGTTCACGAGGATAATCTTCCCCCACAACGGTGGCTTCTTGGCCGCGTAGTCAGCACCATCGCCGGATCGGACAACATCGTGCGTGTAGCCAACGTACGCACCTCCAAGGGAATCATCCGCCGTCCCATACGGAAACTCGCCTTATTACCTGTCTCTTGA
- the LOC138928442 gene encoding calphotin-like, with translation MPRKEQRNRHQPKRRSLQAQPAPTVPSDRDHPESPPPLTPIQRRPHPAMDAQMAPLPPAVTGQRSRPAAKPTSAGSPPPLAPIRPQLNVDDNGTPLLATLPATTISTEPPAVVPLEPTPPVEAPTGSSSSPRISPTWCEGLSLEDMMTAILAEDGVPTPFCLDDFQAEATLPGRGRNPSPPATGAPDESMAALRISDLTTPIANNGLMVITLASDEPMTTALATDEPVTAAVAPNESMTTVLAPDEPMTSVLAQDEPMTTAVAPNEPLTAAPLEELMAALASHEPPAASPTVEPMVARHPPVAVLGTLGAVYEDISEEEIMEISSGEDEEPDLAQDAILISDEEDNAGKTTADPRDHPNRTIARLTGASPAAAAATGTTNATPLGDARVSGIAAGGPPAVTLETTLARAGGSSQGHHSTSVATGQGNHTAPTTLPHADTNAGTAASASDLATGQRTPPRSGPPDARATLGPLLAELLASPEGPTTSADASRRATARAAAERLLQAAPTRVPPPRSADKVTAGCTMVTPRPIQRVWPLPATDEYRWRFRRAPADRDPDAPTDDRPGILRNAGRRRRASWPEEEPNSDEEASTDSEPEPEPEDWVRAPAGWTTQGGWLPAELIAQVQARLQQPATKYLRYLIEMGDTTYRVQISRGGDRVTVLPHPRGRDGV, from the coding sequence ATGCCACGCAAGGAGCAACGCAATCGCCATCAGCCGAAGCGACGATCGCTTCAAGCCCAGCCTGCGCCAACCGTTCCGTCGGACCGCGACCACCCCGAGTCGCCACCACCACTGACGCCCATCCAACGGCGACCTCACCCCGCGATGGACGCCCAGATGGCACCACTGCCGCCGGCAGTCACTGGTCAGCGATCCCGCCCGGCTGCAAAACCGACCAGCGCCGGGTCACCACCGCCGCTGGCCCCGATCCGTCCGCAACTCAACGTCGACGATAACGGGACACCGCTGCTAGCCACACTGCCAGCTACGACGATCAGCACGGAACCACCCGCTGTCGTCCCGCTGGAGCCAACGCCGCCGGTGGAGGCCCCCACCGGATCCTCATCCTCGCCGAGGATCAGCCCGACCTGGTGCGAGGGATTGTCCTTAGAGGACATGATGACCGCGATCCTGGCCGAGGACGGGGTCCCGACACCGTTCTGCTTGGACGACTTCCAGGCAGAGGCGACGCTACCCGGACGGGGCAGAAACCCCAGTCCGCCTGCCACCGGGGCTCCCGATGAGTCGATGGCCGCACTAAGGATCTCCGACCTGACCACCCCTATCGCCAACAACGGGCTCATGGTCATCACTCTGGCCTCGGACGAGCCCATGACCACCGCTTTGGCTACCGACGAGCCCGTGACCGCCGCTGTGGCTCCCAACGAGTCCATGACCACCGTTTTGGCTCCCGACGAGCCCATGACCTCCGTTTTGGCTCAGGACGAGCCCATGACCACCGCCGTGGCCCCCAATGAGCCCCTGACCGCCGCTCCACTCGAGGAGCTGATGGCCGCCTTGGCCAGCCACGAGCCGCCGGCCGCCTCACCGACTGTCGAGCCGATGGTCGCCCGGCATCCGCCCGTAGCCGTTCTCGGAACCCTGGGAGCGGTCTACGAGGACATCTCCGAGGAGGAGATCATGGAGATAAGTTCCGGCGAAGACGAGGAGCCAGACCTGGCGCAAGACGCCATCCTCATCTCCGACGAGGAAGACAACGCCGGGAAGACCACGGCCGACCCACGGGATCATCCCAACAGGACCATTGCCCGCCTCACGGGCGCATCACCGGCCGCGGCAGCAGCCACCGGGACCACCAACGCGACACCCCTTGGGGACGCGAGAGTCTCCGGAATCGCTGCCGGCGGACCGCCTGCCGTCACCCTGGAAACCACCCTTGCCAGGGCTGGGGGCAGCAGCCAGGGACACCACAGCACCAGTGTCGCGACTGGCCAGGGCAACCACACGGCCCCCACCACTCTTCCTCACGCCGACACCAACGCCGGTACCGCCGCTAGCGCGTCCGACCTCGCCACCGGCCAGAGGACACCCCCTCGCTCGGGGCCACCTGACGCCCGCGCCACCCTTGGGCCACTCTTGGCAGAGCTGTTGGCCTCACCAGAGGGGCCCACAACATCCGCTGACGCCAGCCGACGAGCCACAGCCCGAGCCGCCGCCGAGAGGCTGCTGCAAGCGGCACCTACGCGCGTCCCTCCACCGAGGAGCGCCGACAAGGTCACCGCTGGCTGCACCATGGTCACCCCCCGGCCGATACAGCGGGTATGGCCACTGCCCGCCACGGACGAATACCGCTGGCGTTTTCGCCGCGCCCCGGCAGACCGCGACCCGGACGCGCCCACCGACGACCGCCCCGGCATCCTGCGCAATGCAGGCCGTCGACGCCGCGCTTCTTGGCCTGAGGAAGAGCCAAACTCGGACGAGGAGGCATCGACGGACTCGgaacccgaacccgaaccGGAGGACTGGGTGCGCGCACCTGCAGGCTGGACCACGCAGGGCGGATGGCTCCCCGCCGAGCTCATCGCGCAGGTGCAGGCGCGCCTCCAGCAGCCGGCCACCAAGTACCTGCGGTATTTGATAGAGATGGGCGACACGACGTACCGCGTCCAGATCTCACGCGGCGGAGACCGCGTCACCGTCCTTCCTCATCCCCGAGGTAGGGATGGAGTGTGA